DNA from bacterium:
CCCCGCTCCCGGGCCGTTATCCGCGACGACCGCCGTCGCGCTCGACCGCCGATCGAAGGGCGCGGAGGTTTTCCTCTGGCGTGTCGGGCGAGATGGAGCACCCTGGGCCGATCATGACCCGCACTCCTTGGGTGTCGTCGAGTGCGGCGGCCACCTCGGCGGTCAGGGCCTGCGGTGACATCTCGCGGATCCGCGGTTTGGCGCTAACCCCTCCGATCACGGCGCGGTTGGTTCGGTCGCGACCTACCGCCAGCCCGGGATTGCCTGCGTCCAGCGCCCAGTTGAGGAGCGGGGTGGGCAGGTCGTCCGCGACGTCGAAGTAGAGGCGCGGGCCGCAGAGATGCAGCATGTTCGCCCACCCCGGCGCGGCGGTCGCAAGCAGGTCGCGGTCGTACGGCAGCCCGAATTCGGCGTACTCCGAACGCGTCATCTGATCGGCGCTGGCCGCTTTGACCGCAAAGAAGATCCCGTCCGCCCCGTTCTCCAACGCGAGCCGCGTGTAGCCGATCAGGGTGTCACGAATCGCCGTCAACGCCCGATGCGCCTCGACCGGGTGGTGCCTGATGAGGTCCAGTAGGCGCGGTTCTCGATCTGGTGATCCGCCGAGCATGTACGACAGCACCATCGCCGGGGCAAACACGGTCTGGAGAATCGGCACTCCCGCGCCCGCGGCGCGGCGCACGGCACGGAGCGCGGTGACCTGTTCCCCGAGCACGCCGGCAGAGGGATCAAGCGGACGCACGCTCGCAAGGTCCTGGGGCGACCGCACCGGCCACGCCGTGATCACCGGGGCGACCGCACGCGCCGTCGACGGTTGATACCGGACGCCCCACCCCTCCGCAAACACGGTTGCGCGACTCTGAATCTTGATGATATCCCAGTCGTACCGCCGGAACTGTTCGACGGTCTCGGCGGCGAGCTCGTCCGCGGTGTGTTCGCGGGCGAAGTGGTGCCACCAGAAACTGATCGGCGGCCGGTCGACCGGCGCGCCCGCGAGCGCCCGCCGCACCCGTTCGGCTTTCTCCATCGTCCTGTTCATCTGTCCCACCGTGCCACGCTCAGCGGGGCCGCCAACGCCTGACCTGGCCGCGCGCGATCGCCGCTTACCGCCGCGGCGTCGCAGGCGCGCCCAGGTCCATGCGGGCAAAGAGCGTCTCCAGCACCAGGCGCGGGTTGAGATTGCGCCGGAGGTTCGTCTTGGCCTCCTCGATGGCGGCCGCGGTCCGGCGCAGGGCGGCGGGCGAGGTGCGGGCCGCCCACGCCACCACCTCCGCGCGGGCGTCCAGGTTTGCGAGCTGCGCCGCCTCCCCCGCCTCCTGCCAGACGACCACGTCGCGCACCCACAGCAGCGCGACGTCGAGCCACCGCTCGATTTCGTCCTTCTGCTTCGCCACCGCTTCGGCCGCGTCGAGCCGCTGCACGGCATCGCCGCGTTCGACAAGCTCGAGCGTGCGCAGCACCTCGGCGCGACGATCAAATGGCGCCTCTCCGGCCGCCGCGGCGGCGAGCGCGACACCGACTCGTCCGCCCGAGATGGCCGCGAGAAACGCCGCGCGGTCTGGGGGCACCCCGGCCCGCTCGGTCAACGCGCGGGCGATCTCCGGCGCGGACACGAACGAGAAGCGGACGAACTGCGAGCGCGACACCAGCGTGGGCAACAGCGCCGTCGTGGACTCTGAGATCAAGATGATCACGATCCCCTGCGGAGGCTCCTCCACGATCTTGAGCAGACTGTTAGCGGCCTCCGCGCGCATCGCCTCGGCGTCCTCGACGACGAACACCTTGCGCGAACCCTCGTACGGACCGTAGGCGGCTTCCCGCTTGAGGTCGCGGATCTGGTCGATGCCGACCGCCCGTCGCTCCGCCCCGGTTTCGCTCCGCCCGGCCGAGATCACGCGCAGATCCGGATGCGCGCCCGCGACGACCTTGCGGCACGCGGGGCACCGTCCGCAGGCGTCGTCGCCGCCCTCGGCACACAGCAGCGCCTGGGCGAAGGCGCGCGCCGCCGTCAGGCGACCGACCCCGGATGGACCGA
Protein-coding regions in this window:
- the holB gene encoding DNA polymerase III subunit delta', with the protein product MPFRDLIDQRHAQALLRGALRSGRVSHAYLFVGPSGVGRLTAARAFAQALLCAEGGDDACGRCPACRKVVAGAHPDLRVISAGRSETGAERRAVGIDQIRDLKREAAYGPYEGSRKVFVVEDAEAMRAEAANSLLKIVEEPPQGIVIILISESTTALLPTLVSRSQFVRFSFVSAPEIARALTERAGVPPDRAAFLAAISGGRVGVALAAAAAGEAPFDRRAEVLRTLELVERGDAVQRLDAAEAVAKQKDEIERWLDVALLWVRDVVVWQEAGEAAQLANLDARAEVVAWAARTSPAALRRTAAAIEEAKTNLRRNLNPRLVLETLFARMDLGAPATPRR
- a CDS encoding uroporphyrinogen decarboxylase family protein, whose protein sequence is MNRTMEKAERVRRALAGAPVDRPPISFWWHHFAREHTADELAAETVEQFRRYDWDIIKIQSRATVFAEGWGVRYQPSTARAVAPVITAWPVRSPQDLASVRPLDPSAGVLGEQVTALRAVRRAAGAGVPILQTVFAPAMVLSYMLGGSPDREPRLLDLIRHHPVEAHRALTAIRDTLIGYTRLALENGADGIFFAVKAASADQMTRSEYAEFGLPYDRDLLATAAPGWANMLHLCGPRLYFDVADDLPTPLLNWALDAGNPGLAVGRDRTNRAVIGGVSAKPRIREMSPQALTAEVAAALDDTQGVRVMIGPGCSISPDTPEENLRALRSAVERDGGRRG